The following is a genomic window from Geobacillus subterraneus.
ATGTATTCTTTAAAAATTTTCTCCGGTGTTTTCGCCGCCACTTCTTCGATCTCCGTGCCGCCTTCTTCCGAACCCATTAAGACGACGCGCGAGGTGGCGCGGTCGACGACAAGGCCGATGTAATATTCTTTTTGGATGTCGCACCCTTCTTCAATCAACAGCCGTTTCACTTCTTTTCCTTCCGGGCCGGTTTGATGGGTGACGAGCACTTTGCCGAGCAATTCGCTGGCGTATGTACGGACTTCCTCGAGGCTTTTTGCCACTTTCACCCCGCCCGCTTTGCCGCGCCCGCCGGCATGAATTTGCGCTTTGACGACGCACACCGGCGCGCCGAGCGCTTTCGCCGCTTCGACCGCTTCATCCACCGTGAACGCGACGCGGCCGTTCGGCACGCTCACACCATAGCTTCGCAAAATTTCTTTTGCTTGGTATTCATGAATGTTCATGCGCCAACCTCCTATGTATAAAATCAAAAAAGTCTTAGCGCTTTCATTTTATACCTAACATTTCGCGCTTGTCCACCGTTTCGCCGCAAAATTAAGAAATTGGGGAATAGGAAAATTATCCCTCCCCCAACGTCTCTTCTTTCACCGCCCGGTCGAGCTGATAAAGAAAGGCAAACAACTCCGCTACGAGGGCATACAGCCCTTCCGGAATCGCTTCGTTGATCTCCACTTCGCTTAACAGCTCAACAAGCGACGGGTCTTTTCGCACCGGCACGCCGTACTGCTCAGCCGCGGCGATGATCGCCTCGGCGATCTCCCCGCTTCCTTTTGCCTTGACGACCGGCGCCTCATCGACCGCCGCATCGTACGACAAAGCGACCGCTTTTTTCCGCTCTTCATTCATATGCGCCAATCCACCTCACTATATGTGCCGGAAAACGGGAAACGAGACGGGGGCGGCGGTGCGGCATCCGTTGCTTTCACATCGACGCCCGAGAGCGTATAGCCGTGCGCCTGCAATCGCTCTTTCACAAGCGGGGCGAAACGGGCGGTGAGCGCCGGCAGCCGCGGGTCGCTGTGAAATATCGAAATGTGGACAATCCGCCGCTGGATGCGCACATCGACAACGATCTCCTGCAGCGCCTCGAGCGTTAAGCAACAAACCATGCGGCTATAATCGTCATCAAGCCGTCCGTTAGGTGTCCGCTTCCCTTGCCAGCAGACGGCAAAATCGCTCAAACGCGCGCCAAGCGGCAGTGGAAACGCAAGCCATACATGTTCGAGCAGCCCATCGCCGCCAGCGGTAATGGCCATTCCGTCCATCTGGGTGAGGAGCGCTTCGGCTGCCTGTTTCGCCTCCCTGTCCCCCGGCGCGCGGAGAAAGTGAAGAAGCAGCCTTTTCAACGATGGGGACCCTTCCGGCAAAGCCCCCGCTTTCACGGCACGAGCGAGCGCCGCCTCGTCTTCAAGGCCGAGGCGTCCGGCGATCCGGCGCAGCCAGTGAAACAACGACAACGCCGGGTCGCTCGCAGCTCTGGCGGCTGCCCACAACGCCGCTTCCGCTTCAGTGAGCGCCCCGCTTGTGCAGGCGGCATCCACAGCGGCAACCCGTGCCAAAAACGTTTCCTCATCAGCTAAGCCAAGCTGTCTGTACACCTCGGCAAACTGCCGCTGCCGCACCGCCTCTTGAAGCGCTGAATGCCGATCCTCCGGCAGCGGGGCCAATCCGAGGCGGGCGAGAAGCGCACGCGCCGGCCCCGCTTCTTCTCCCTCGGTCGAAAGAAGCAAGTGCACAACCGTCTCATAGACGAACAACGGCGGGGAAAGAAGCCGCTCGATCGCCCGGCCGAGCTCGGGCGCCGCCGGATGGGCGGAAAGGGCGGCAATGGCCGCTTTCAGTTTCCCCAACCCCTCAGCGAGCGGCACCCCGGTTTTTGCCGCCCACAATGCCCGAAACACGGCGGCAGACGGCGGCAGGCGGCGGCGGAACAAGTATGCGAGCACCTCTTCGGCATCGGCCGGCCGCTCTGTTTCCCTCACCGCCTCGGTCAGTTCCGCAATCTCCCCCTTCGTCACGGCCGCGCCTGCTTTGAACGCCTGGCGGAGCACCGGCAAGGCGGCGTCCGGCAGCTTCCACGTCTGCTGCCATCGGCGCGCGGTGTCCTCGTCAGACAAAGCGGACGAACGCCCGGGGAAAGAGGCGGCTTTCCAATAAATCGTTCCCTCCTGTTGTTTGATTTCAAACAAGTACGTGCGCCCGAGGAGAAGCGGTGCCTCGAGGCGGGCGCGTACGAGCTGGCTGCCAACGCGGACGAACGCCACCTGTTCTCCGTTTTTCGTTTCCTCCACCTGCTCGACCCGGCCGACGACCGCCTGTCCGGGCTGAAACCGTTGGCTGAATGTTGCATCACGGACAGCGGTCACCGGAATGGTTCGTTCCATCCGCTCTACCATTCGCTTCTCATCCTTTCATTCCGGCCTAACTTAGGCGGGGCATCCCTCTTCCATCCGCACCGTCAAAACGCGCCTTGGCCGCTATGTCGAACATCGAGCGCTTCCCTTACTGGGGCGAATGAGCGGCGGTGCTCCTCTGTCACGCCATAGCGGCGAATCGCCGCAAGATGTTCCGGCGTCCCATAGCCCATATGGCGGGCAAAACCATATTGCGGATAGCGGCGATCGAGCTCATGCATCCATCGGTCGCGCGTCACTTTGGCGATGATGGACGCGGCAGCGATCGAGGCGCTATTGGCATCGCCTTTTACGAGGCGCTGCTGCGGCAGCGCACACGGCACGGCCATCGCATCGACAAGCAAATGCTCCGGCGGCGGCGAGAGCGCAGCGACCGCTTTGGCCATCGCTTGTCTTGTCGCCTCGTAAATGTTCCACTCATCAATTTCAGCCGCGCTAACAATGCTGACGCCAATCGCAACGGCGCACGCCTCGATTTGCGCAAACAGCGCCTCGCGCTTGGCTGGCGTCAACCGCTTCGAGTCGTCAAGCCCCGGCAAATAAGCATCTTTCGGCAAAATGACGGCCGCGGCGACAATCGGGCCGGCCAGCGGTCCGCGTCCGGCTTCGTCAATGCCGGCAATTCGTTCAATGCCGGCGGCATATAGTTCACGCTCATGGCGCATCAGCTCTTCCCAGCGCTGCCGCGCCGCTTTCTCCCGCTCCTTTTGCCTAATAAAGCGGGCCAGAAGCGCCTGCACGCTTTTTCGTTCATCGCGCCGCAGCATCTCCCAGCGCGGGTCGCTTTCTCCCCCGAGTTCTGGAAGCAGCGCTTCAATTTCTTTCACCGTATACTGTTTCATAATCCTCTCCCTTTTCTACTTATACTATCGGCTGCATTCCGACCGTTGTGAAGCGAAAAGTTCTTCAGCCAATGAAAAACGCCCGCCGGACGCATTACGTCCATAAAGCGGGCGTTTCAAAGCTGAGCCGTCCTAACTTTTCTGTGCGAATGTCATACAAAACGATATCGGCCACTTTATCGTAATCGATGCCGCCGCCCGCCGTCAGGCAGCCGCGCCGCCGGCCGATGGCGTCAAACAAGGCGACCATGTCATCGGGAATGCTGTCGAGGCCATATCGCTCCATAAGCCGCTCCGGATAATGGTCAGATAAAAAGCGGAGCGCATACACCGCAACGTCTTGCAAATTTAAAATTTCATCCTTAATCGCGCCGGTGACCGCCAGCCTGTAGCCGACATCCTCATCCTCAAACTTCGGCCATAAAATGCCGGGTGTATCAAGAAGCTCCATCTCTTTGCCGACTTTAATCCATTGCTGCGCTTTCGTCACCCCCGGCTTATCGCCGGTTTTGGCGATATGGCGGCCGGCAAGCCGATTGATGAGCGTCGATTTGCCGACGTTCGGAATGCCGACGATGAGCGCTCGCACCGGACGCGGGTTTTTAATTCCTTTCGCCCGCATTTTGTCGAACTTGTCTTTCACCATCTCTTTCGCTGCCGCCGCGATTTGCCGGACTCCTGTTCCGCTTTGAGCATCGATGGGCAAAGCCAGCCGCCCTTGATCGTGGAAATAGCGGATCCACTGTTCGGTCACCGCCTCATCGGCCATATCAGCCTTATTGAGCAAAATGAGGCGCGGCTTTTGTCCGAGAATCTCGTCGATCATCGGGTTGCGCGAGGACATCGGCACACGGGCGTCAAGCAGCTCAAACGCTACGTCGATCAACTTTAATTTTTCTTGCACTTCCCGCTTGGCCTTCGCCATATGGCCGGGGAACCATTGAATCACTGTCATTGGCATCACCTGCCTCGTTTATTTCACAATCCGGGCGTCAGCCAACGGCCAATACACAAGATTCGCCTTGCCAACGACTTTGGACATCGGAATGAAGCCGATATGGCGGCTGTCTTTGCTGAAACGGCGATTGTCGCCCATGACAAACAAATGCCCCGGCGGCACCGTGCTTCGCCCGGTCAGTTCCTCCAAAGTGAACGATTCCGTCAGTGGACCGCCGTCGGACAACTGCTTTTTATACTCGTCCAAATACGGCTCTTCATACGGCTTGCCATTGATATAGAGCGTATCATTTTTGTATTCAATTCGGTCGCCCGGCAGGCCGATGACTCGCTTAATATAGTCTCTCCCTTCTTCAGCTTGAAAAACAATGATATCGAAACGGTGCGGCATGCCGATTTTATACGCCAGTTTATTGACGATCATCCGCTCATGGTTATGTAATGTCGGCATCATCGAATAACCGTCGACGATGATCGGAGCGAAAATAAAGTAGCGGATGCCCCCGGCGAGCAAGACGGCAACGACGATCGCTTTCATCCATTCACGCCATTCGCTTTTTTTCTGTTCCATTGTCCACCCACCTAAATCAAAGTTTGCAGTCGTGGATCACTACCGTAATCATCATTGGCGGTAGTGAAAAAAGGAGCTTGAAAGCAAGCTCCTTTTCCGCTGTGATCCACCGTTGTCCATTATTGCGCTGCGTTCGTATTTTCCTTGATGCGCGCCGCTTTGCCGCGAAGTTCGCGCAAGTAGTACAATTTCGCGCGGCGGACTTTCCCGCGGCGGACAATTTCGAGCTTGGCGATTTTCGGCGTATGCACCGGGAATGTGCGCTCAACGCCGACGCCATAGGACACTTTGCGGACCGTGAACGTTTCGCTGATGCCCGCTCCGCGCCGTTTAATGACGACACCTTCAAACACTTGGATGCGTTCGCGGTTGCCTTCGACGACTTTCACATGAACGCGCACCGTGTCGCCCGGGCGGAAATCCGGCAAATCGGTCCGCAATTGTTCTTTCGTAATTTCTTGGATTAAATGATGCATCATTTTCCACTCCTTCCACAGATGTTCATGCCAATGATCTCTTCATTGCAGCGGAACATCGTTTTCCGTCCTTAAGCATGCCGCTTAAGTCACACAAAGAATATGATAGCATAAACACCGGCTGCAGGCAATAGCTATTCGCGCTCTCGCTCCCATTCTTTCAGCCATTGCTTTTGCCTGTCGGTAAGCGGGTAATCGGCAAGCAAATCCGGACGGCGCAAAAACGTGCGCCGGAGCGATTCCTTCTCGCGCCACTCGGCGATGAGCTGATGGTTTCCTGACAGCAACACCTCCGGCACTTTCATGCCGCGGAAATCGGCCGGTCTTGTGTATTGCGGATACTCAAGCAGCCCGGAGCTGAACGAGTCATCGACCGGCGACGCCTCATTGCCGAGCACCCCGGGGAGAAGACGGACGACGCTGTCGACAATGACCATGGCGCCGAGTTCCCCGCCGGTCAAAATATAATCGCCGATCGAAATTTCGTCGGTCGCTAAATGTTGGCGAATGCGCTCATCATAGCCTTCATAATGGCCGCAAATGAGCACCAAATGCGTTTCTTTCGCCAGCTCTTCCGCCTTTTTTTGCGTGTAGCGCTCGCCTTGCGGGCAAAGCAAAATGATGCGGGCGCCAGGCGATCCAGCCGTCACGTGTTCCACCGCGTCAAAAATCGGCTGCGGCTTGAGCACCATGCCGGCGCCGCCGCCGTACGGATAATCGTCGACCGTTTTATGCTTATTGTCGGCAAACTCGCGGAAATCAACGAGGCGGATAGTCACCGCTCCCTTTTCTTGCGCCTTCTTTAAAATCGACTCATTCAGCACGCCGGAAAACATGCCGGGAAACAGCGTTAAAATATCGATCCGCATCATTCAAGCAGCCCTTCCATCGGCCGGATGATGATCGTTTTCCGCTCCGTGTCGACGCGCAAAACGACGTCATCAATATACGGAATGAGCGCGTCGGTGCCATCTTGGCGCCGAACGACCCAAACGTCGTTCGCCCCCGGCGTTAAAATTTCCCGCACCGTGCCGATCGTCTCCCCATTTTCTGTCACGACCGTGCAGCCGATAATCTCATGGAAATAATACTCGCCTTCATCGAGTTGGCCAAGCTGGCTCTCCGGCACTTTCAGCATCGCCCCTTTAAACGGCTCGACGTCGTTAATGCTGTCATACCCTTCAAACGACAGCAAATCAAACGATTTATGGACGCGGTGGCTTTTTACGGTCACCTCGACCGGTTCGGCGTCGCGTTCACGGAAAATGTACAGCTTGTTTCCTTTTTTGTACCGCTCTTCGGGAAAATCGGTCCGCGAAATGACGCGCACCTCGCCGCGAATGCCGTGCGTGTTGACGATCTTGCCGACGTTAAACCATCGTTCCATCACCTTCATCCCTTCTTAACGAATCTCTTTGACGACGCCATCTTCAACGATGATGGCGCGCGCCTTTGTCACCTCTTCCCAGCGGTCGCCGACGTTCACCTCAATGAGCGCCTCGACTTCCCGCTCCTTCAGTTCGCTGCCTAACGGTAGCATATGTAATTGCTCAAGTTGAAACTCAAGCAGCTTTATTTTCTGTATGCGGTCATCAATTTCTTTCGCAAAATATTGTTTCACTAAAGCGGGCGAATATTTTCCGCTTTTCTCCATTTTCTTTTGTTCGAAACGAAGCTGGTCGCACTCGCGCTCGAGCTGCTGCTTGCGCGCCGCAAACGCCGCGGCGAGCGTCTGTTTGCTTCGCTCGGTGACAACTTGCCGCACCTCGACCGTTTGAATGAGCTTCATCCTCATCCCCCTTTACGGCGATATCAAAAAAGGGAGAGGAACATCCTCACCCTTTTTCTTTCACTTGCACGATGATCCGCTTTGGCGACCCGGCCGCGGCAGCATAGACGACCGTACGAATGGCATGGATCGTTCGTCCTTGCTTGCCGATCACTTTGCCGACATCCTCATCATGCACCGACAGCTCATAGACGACCGCCGTCTCTTCTTCACGGCTGTCGACCGCCACCGCTTCCGGATGATCAACAAGCGCCTTAACGATCGTTTCAATGAGCGGTTTCATGCCTGTCTCGCTTATTTGCCGTATTTTAAGTTATGGAACTTCTCTAAAATGCCTTGTTTCGACAGCAAGCTGCGCACCGTATCCGACGGTTTGGCGCCGTTTTGCAGCCATTTGAGCGCCAGCTCTTCATTGATTTTAATTTCCGCCGGCTCGGCGACCGGGTTGTACGTGCCGATCGTTTCAATGAAACGGCCGTCGCGCGGCGAGCGCGAGTCTGCCACAACGATGCGGTAGAACGGGTTTTTCTTTGCACCCATGCGTTTTAAACGAATTTTTACTGCCATAGTTTGTACGCACCTCCGTATATAGTTCACACAAGATAGTATATTAACAATTCTTTTTCCGTTTGTAAAGGTTTTTCGCTTAACAGAACATCATTTACATAAATGGGAAGCGAAATCCTTTTTTCTTCCCTTTGGGCATATTCGTCATCATTTTCATCATTTTTTTCATGTCGTCAAACTGCTTCAAAAGCCGATTTACTTCCTGCACGGTCGTGCCGCTTCCTTTGGCGATCCGCTTTTTCCGGCTGCCGTTAATGATTTCCGGATGCATTTTTTCTTCTTTCGTCATCGAGCGGATGATCGCTTCAACGCGGGCGATTTGCTTTTCGTCGACTTGGATGCTATCGAGCCCTTTGATTTTATTGGCCCCCGGCAGCATTTTTAAAATTTCGTCGAGCGGGCCGAGCTTGCGCACTTGGCCGAGCTGGTCCAAAAAATCGTCGAGCGTGAACGTTGCCGTGCGCATTTTTTGCTCAAGCTCCTTCGCCTTCTCCTCGTCAACGGCGGCCTGCGCTTTTTCAATGAGCGTCAGGACATCACCCATTCCTAAAATGCGGGACGCCATCCGCTCTGGATGGAACGGCTCTAAAGCGTCGAGCTTTTCGCCCAACCCGGCAAACTTGATCGGCGCCCCGGTGACGGCGCGGATCGACAGCGCCGCTCCGCCGCGCGTATCGCCGTCGAGCTTCGTTAAAATGACGCCGGTAATGCCGAGCTGCTCATGAAAGCTTTGTGCGACATTGACGGCATCTTGCCCGGTCATGGCGTCAACGACAAGGAAAATTTCATCCGGCTTGACCGCTTCTTTCATTTGCTTCAGCTCATCCATAAGCGCCTCGTCGACGTGAAGGCGGCCGGCCGTATCGATGAGCACGTAGTCGTAATGCTCCTCTTTCGCCCGCTCGAGCGCCTGTTTGGCGATCTCCACCGGGTTAGCGTGCTCGCCTAGCGAAAAAACGGGCACGTTCAGCTGCTTGCCGAGCGTCTCGAGCTGCTTGATCGCCGCCGGACGGTAGACGTCAGCGGCTACAAGCAGCGGCTTGCGGTTATGCCGCTTGCGCAGCAAGTTGGCGAGCTTCCCGGTCGTCGTCGTTTTCCCGGCCCCTTGCAGCCCGACCATCATGACGACCGTCGGCGGCTTCTTCGCGACGGCGATTTTGCTTTGCTCGCCGCCCATGAGCGCTGTCAGCTCTTCTTTGACGACCTTAATGACTTGCTGGCCGGGCGTTAAGCTTTTCATCACTTCCTGCCCGACGGCCCGCTCGCTCACCCGTTTAATAAAGTCTTTCACGACTTTAAAGTTGACGTCGGCCTCTAGCAAGGCAAGGCGCACTTCGCGCATCATCTCTTTTACGTCGGCCTCGGTCACTTTCCCTTTGCCGCGGATTCGATTCATGACATGTTGCAAGCGTTCGGACAACCCTTCAAACGCCATAGCGGTCCCCCCTTAATCGAGCTCATCAAGCTCGTTGACTAGCGCCGCCAATTCAGCATCAGCGCTATAATGTTGGCGAACGTAGTCTTTTAGTCGCCCAATGAGCCGCTGTCGCCGTTCATATTTTTGCAGCAGTCCGAGCTTTTCCTCATATTGCTCCAGCATCGCTTCCGTGCGCCGGATGTTATCGTACACCGCCTGGCGGCTCACCTCATATTGTTCAGCAATTTCCCCGAGGGAGTAGTCGTCCAAGTAGTACAGCGCCATGTAATTGCGCTGTTTCGGCGTCAGCAGCGCGTGATAAAAATCATACAAATAGTTCATGCGCATCGTTTTTTCGAGCACCGAACGCTCCCTCCCTCGTTGTTAAGTGAAAATCCTTTACAAGAGTGAGTGTACTTTGTTTCTCGCCAATTGTCAAGATAACGGCCATTCGTTTTGTTTCACTTCCTTGTCGCAACAAAAGCAGGGCTGGCGGCGATGGCCGCCAGCCCCGACGAGAAGCGGATGCCGTTTCAGTGCGGGCCGCCCCGCTGCCGAAAAACGAGATGATCCGGCAATCAGCATCTTGCTTTGAACTGGCTGCTTGCACGATGGCTTGCGGACAAGGCGGCGTTATTGTTCATCAAACAACCCGGCAAACAGCCCGTAAACGTATTTTTCCGGATCAAACGGCTGCAAGTCGTCCATTTTTTCGCCGAGGCCGACAAATTTCACCGGGATGGCAAGCTCGTTGCGAATGGCAAGCACGATGCCGCCTTTCGCCGTGCCGTCGAGCTTCGTCAACACAATGCCAGTGACATCGGTCGCTTCCTTAAACAGCTTCGCCTGGCTCATGGCGTTTTGTCCGGTCGTCGCATCGAGCACAAGCAGCACTTCATGCGGCGCGCCCGGAATTTCGCGGCTGATGACGCGCTTCACTTTTTCAAGTTCTTTCATTAAATTCACTTTGTTTTGCAGCCGCCCAGCTGTATCGCATAACAATACATCGACGCCGCGCGCCCTTGCCGCTTGAATCGCGTCGTACATGACCGCCGCCGGGTCAGAGCCGGCCGCTTGCTTAATGACGTCGACACCGACGCGCTCGCCCCACACCTCGAGCTGCTCGATCGCCCCGGCGCGGAACGTGTCACCGGCGGCCAACAGCACCGATTTTCCTTCCGATTTCAGCTTATGGGCAAGTTTTCCGATCGTCGTCGTTTTGCCGACGCCGTTGACGCCGACGAACAAAATGACGGTCAACCCGCCTTCTTGCATATTTAAGGCGGCCAGTTCCTCATCGCCGGCGCCGGCGCGATAAATGTCGATGAGCTTCTCGGCGATGACGTCGCGCATTTGCGCTGAGTCTTGAATGTTGCGGCGCTTCACTTCCATTTTCAGCTCGTCGACCAACTCCATGACGGTCGCGACGCCGACATCGGCGGCGATTAAAATTTCCTCGAGCTCTTCAAAAAACTCTTCATCCACTTTCCGGTAGCGGGCGATCAGATCATTCACCTTTCCGGCAAGCGAATCGCGCGTTTTTGACAGCCCTTCTTTAAACTTTTCGGTGACGGCATCGGCTTGTTTCGTCCATTTTTCTTTCAACTTTTGAAAAAAGCCCATGAAGGGTCCTCCTTTCCACTATGACTGCACAAGCTGCTTCGAATCTTCAAGGCGAACGGAAACGAGCTTCGAGACGCCCGATTCCTGCATCGTGACGCCATAAAGCACATCGGCCTCTTCCATCGTCCCTTTTCGATGGGTGATGACGATAAACTGCGTTTGCCTGCTAAACTGTTTTAAATATTGCGCGTACCGCTGCACGTTCGCCTCGTCGAGCGCTGCCTCGACTTCGTCAAGAACGCAAAACGGCACCGGGCGCACTTTTAAAATGGAAAACAAAAGGGCGATCGCCGTCAGCGCCCGCTCGCCGCCAGAGAGCAAGCTTAAATGCTGCAGCTTTTTCCCCGGCGGCTGAGCGACAATGTCGACTCCGGTTTCTAGCAGGTCGCTCGGATCGGTCAGCCGCAAATCGGCGCGGCCGCCGCCAAACAGCTCGCGGAACACCTCGCCAAACTGAGCGCGGATTTGTTCGAACGTCGAGAAAAACCGTTTTTTCATTTCCTCATCCATTTCGTCAATCACTTGGTGAAGCGTCGCTTTCGCTTCTTCGAGGTCGGTTTTTTGCTCGCTTAAAAAGCGGTGCCGCTCGGAAACGCGCTCATATTCGTCGATCGCCCCTAAATTGACAGTGCCAAGCTCATCAATGGCGCGCTTGATGAGCTTCACCCGCTTGCGCGCCTCCTCGACCTCGATATGAAGCGGGTACGCGGAACGGGCCGCATCAAACGACAGCCCGTACTCTTCACGGAGGCGGGCAAGCAAGTTGTCGAGTTCCACATCCAGCCGGTTCAGCTTCACTTCCTCGTCTTTCACCGCCTCGGCGAGCTGTTTATGCTGCCGCTTCGCTTCTTTCCATTCCCGCTCCAAATGCTCGAGCCGCCCTTGGCAGTCAAGCCGCTGCTCGCGGCGGCTGGCGATCAGTTCAATCGTTTTTTGCTTGTCTTCCAGTTTTTGCTGACGCTGCGCTTCGAGTTCGTCTTCGTTCCACGCCGGTGCGTTCATTTCCGCGACCAAAGCGGCCCGCTCCTGTTCGGCTGCCCGAAGCTCGCCGTCGGTTTCCGCCAGCTCGGCTTCCAACTCCTCGGCTTTCCGGCGCGCGTGCTTCACCCGCTCCCTCGTTTCCGCCAAGGCGATTTTTTCCTCGGTGATCGCTGCCTGAAGCGCCTCTTTTGTCGTTTGTTCCGTCTGTTTTTGCGCCTGCAGCCGGCCGATGTCCCTGTCGATCGCCTGCAGCTTCTCGGCCAGCTGCTGAAGCTGCCCGTCAATGGCGTGCAGACGGTTGTTCAGCTCCGCGATTTCACGCTCATCGTTTGCTTTTTCTTCGTCATATAAGGCGAGCCGCTCATCGATTCGCTTTTTTTGCCATTCGATTTCGCGCTGTTCATCTTTTTGTGCCTGCATTGCCTGCTGCAACCCCGAGAGCTCTTGCTCGAGCGCGGCCGCCTCTGCTTCCCGTTCCGCCCGTTCGCGCTGTTTCGCCGCGATGTCGCGCTCAAGCTGCGCGATTTTTTCATCCATTTCCTGTAGTTTCACCGCAAGCGTTTCGAGCTCGCGGTTTCGGCTTAATAGGGAGGCCGCCTTTTTCGTCGCCCCGCCGCCCGTCATGGCCCCGCCCGGGCTGACGACATCGCCGTCGAGCGTCACGAGCCGGTAGCGATAATGAAGAAGCTTTGCCAGCTCGTTCGCCCCTTTTAAGTCAACCGTCACGATGACGTGGCCGAGCAAATGGGCGATCGCCGCCGCATACGCGCGCTCACACTCGACGAGCTCGCTCGCAACGCCGACAAACGCCGGGTGGCCGCTAACCGCCGCCCGCTCTCGTTCGGAAAGGAAGCGCGCCTGGATGACGTCAAGCGGCAAAAACGTCGCCCGTCCGTAGCCGTTCGCCTTCAAATAATGAATGGCTTGCCGCGCCGCCGATTCGCTGTCGACGACAATATGCTGCATCGCCCCACCGAGCGCCGTTTCGATCGCGGTTTCGTAGCGGTCCGGAACGCGGATGAGCTCAACGACCGCACCGTGAATGCCAGGCAGCCGGCCGCGCGCTTTTAATACTTCTTTCACCCCTTGAAAAAAGCCGGCGTAATCGTGCTGCATCTCTTCAAGCCATTGCTGGCGCGCCTTTGCCTGTTGCCGATATTGGCGCGCCTGATGGAGCAGCGTTTCTTTCTGTTCAAGCTCCGTGTTTTGCGCCTTAAGCGCGGCAGCGAGGACGGCTTGTTTGTCGCGCGCTTCGGCCATGGCCCGTTCGAGGCGGGATTGCTCGGCGGATAAAGCCATCCGCTTTCGCTCGAGCTGTTCGCGTTCGGCGAGATGATGGCCGTTCGCTTCCGCCAGCGACGCCTGCTTGGCGCGCAGCCTGCTGATCGCTTGCTCTACATGCATACGCTCGTTTTTCAACGCCGCCTGTTCGTGGACAAGGTCAATGTAGTCACTCTTTCGCTGTTCAATTTCTTCGTCAATATTCATCTCATACGCCGAAAGCGACGCCTGCTTCTCTTTCAACGCTTTCTCAAGCGCCGCGGCGGCTGCCTCGAGCTCGGCGAGCGCTGCCTGCTCCGAATGGAGCTGTTCCGTGAGGCGGCGCCGTTTCGCCGCTAGGGCAGCGGTCGCTTCATCGAGCTGCGCGATTCGTTTGGCGGCATGGTTTTTCCGCTCTTTCAGCACTTCTTTCCGCCCTTCCAGCTTTTCAAGCTCCTCGCTCGCTAAGAGGAGCACTTGCTGCAAGCCGTCGACGGATTCGTCAATGGCGGTGATTTGGTCGCGCAACTGCTCAATGTCCGCTTCCATTTTTTGCAACACTGCCGCCAGCGCCCCTTCATCTTGCTGGTGCTGATCAAACGCTGCCTTCAGCCCGTTCCATTGCTCATACAGCTGCTCGATGTCATGCACCATGAGCGCCACTTCAAACCGCTCGAGCTCCTCCCGTTTCTCCAAATATTCTTTGGCGGCCGACGCCTGCATCCGGAGCGGCTCAAGCTGCTGCTCAAGCTCGTGCAAAATGTCGTTCACGCGGTGCAAGTTATCTTGCGTTTCCGCCAGTTTCGTCTCCGCCTTTTTTTTGCGCAGCTTATATTTCAAGACACCGGCCGCTTCTTCAAAAATCGTGCGCCGCTCTTCCGGCTTGCTGCTTAAAATTTCTTCGACCCGGCCTTGACCGATGATCGAAAACGCCTCCTTGCCGAGCCCGGAGTCGAGAAACAGGTCGACAATATCTTTAAGACGGCACGGCTGACGGTTGATGA
Proteins encoded in this region:
- the rpsP gene encoding 30S ribosomal protein S16, which translates into the protein MAVKIRLKRMGAKKNPFYRIVVADSRSPRDGRFIETIGTYNPVAEPAEIKINEELALKWLQNGAKPSDTVRSLLSKQGILEKFHNLKYGK
- the ffh gene encoding signal recognition particle protein; its protein translation is MAFEGLSERLQHVMNRIRGKGKVTEADVKEMMREVRLALLEADVNFKVVKDFIKRVSERAVGQEVMKSLTPGQQVIKVVKEELTALMGGEQSKIAVAKKPPTVVMMVGLQGAGKTTTTGKLANLLRKRHNRKPLLVAADVYRPAAIKQLETLGKQLNVPVFSLGEHANPVEIAKQALERAKEEHYDYVLIDTAGRLHVDEALMDELKQMKEAVKPDEIFLVVDAMTGQDAVNVAQSFHEQLGITGVILTKLDGDTRGGAALSIRAVTGAPIKFAGLGEKLDALEPFHPERMASRILGMGDVLTLIEKAQAAVDEEKAKELEQKMRTATFTLDDFLDQLGQVRKLGPLDEILKMLPGANKIKGLDSIQVDEKQIARVEAIIRSMTKEEKMHPEIINGSRKKRIAKGSGTTVQEVNRLLKQFDDMKKMMKMMTNMPKGKKKGFRFPFM
- a CDS encoding putative DNA-binding protein, yielding MLEKTMRMNYLYDFYHALLTPKQRNYMALYYLDDYSLGEIAEQYEVSRQAVYDNIRRTEAMLEQYEEKLGLLQKYERRQRLIGRLKDYVRQHYSADAELAALVNELDELD
- the ftsY gene encoding signal recognition particle-docking protein FtsY, whose amino-acid sequence is MGFFQKLKEKWTKQADAVTEKFKEGLSKTRDSLAGKVNDLIARYRKVDEEFFEELEEILIAADVGVATVMELVDELKMEVKRRNIQDSAQMRDVIAEKLIDIYRAGAGDEELAALNMQEGGLTVILFVGVNGVGKTTTIGKLAHKLKSEGKSVLLAAGDTFRAGAIEQLEVWGERVGVDVIKQAAGSDPAAVMYDAIQAARARGVDVLLCDTAGRLQNKVNLMKELEKVKRVISREIPGAPHEVLLVLDATTGQNAMSQAKLFKEATDVTGIVLTKLDGTAKGGIVLAIRNELAIPVKFVGLGEKMDDLQPFDPEKYVYGLFAGLFDEQ